Genomic segment of Calditrichota bacterium:
TCTATTTCCGGATCAGAGTTGAGAATCTCTGTCAATTTCTTCCTTGCCAGCGCCGAGTCATCCACGATAAGAACTTTTATTTTTCTCCCCACTATTTTTCTTTCCGGCAATTCCGAAATTTGTTTCATGACAATGCCATCATTTTTTTGAATTTTTTCTTAATGTTCAGCTCTTTCGATAAATTTTAGGCTTCACCATTTCAAACGGCAAGCCAAAATTAATCATGCTCTCCGAATGACCAAGAAAAAGAAATCCCCCTGAATTGAGATGGTGATAAAATCGCTGAAATAGTTCTTTCTGTCTTTCCTGATCAAAATAAATGATCACATTTCGGCAAAAAATAATATCAAAAGAACGATTCGTAAATATAGTGTTAGCCATGAGATTGTGTTGGAAAAATTTCACTTTTTGGCGGATAGCCGGAACAATGCGAACAATTTTGTCCTGTTTTGTTTTGCTTTTGAGCAAATATTTTTTTCGCAATTTCATAGGAATTGCTTCAATTTGCTCTTCCTGGTAAATTGCTACTCTTGCTTCCTCCAGTACTTTTTGAGACAAGTCCGTTGCCAGAATTTCAAAATCAAAGTCCTTATTTTTTTCAACAAACTCCGCCAAAGTCATCGCAATCGAATAAGGTTCCTCGCCGGAGGAACAACCCGCGCTCCAGACGGAAATGAATTTTGCCTTTCCTTTCTTTTTTTCTCTTAATTCCGGCAATACATATTGATACAAAAAGTCAAATTGCTCTGGTTCGCGAAAAAAATCGGTCTTATTTGTGGTCACTTCGTCAACCATGCGCAAAATTTCATCTTTCCCCGCGCGGCTGAAAATGTAATTAATGTACTCCCGAAACGTCGCATGGCCAAGTTCGCGCAATCGTTTTTGCAATCGCGCCTGGAGCATCATCTTTTTCGACCCCGGCATTTTTATGCCAAATTCATTTTCAATATACGTCCCCAGTCGGGAAAAATCTTGTGCGGTCATGCGTCGATTTTCGAGTATCCGGATATTGGGTTTCATCGGAGTTTGTCTTTAGTTCAGAGTTCTGCGTTTTCTGATTTTCGTTAGGCTGATTATTCTTGGTAGATTTTACTTTTACCAAATCTCTCGGCTAAAAATTTAGCGCAGTGCAACTTATTGATTAACAAGTATTTCAAAC
This window contains:
- a CDS encoding protein-glutamate O-methyltransferase translates to MKPNIRILENRRMTAQDFSRLGTYIENEFGIKMPGSKKMMLQARLQKRLRELGHATFREYINYIFSRAGKDEILRMVDEVTTNKTDFFREPEQFDFLYQYVLPELREKKKGKAKFISVWSAGCSSGEEPYSIAMTLAEFVEKNKDFDFEILATDLSQKVLEEARVAIYQEEQIEAIPMKLRKKYLLKSKTKQDKIVRIVPAIRQKVKFFQHNLMANTIFTNRSFDIIFCRNVIIYFDQERQKELFQRFYHHLNSGGFLFLGHSESMINFGLPFEMVKPKIYRKS